The DNA region TGTACCACAACAACCCGATGGAGCCGCACGCCACGGCGGCGTTGTGGGAGCCGGCGGGTGACGGCCTCCTCACCCTGTGGGACTCCACCCAGGGCGTCCATTCGACCCGGGCCGTCCTGGCGTCGGTGTTCGGCCTCGACGAGGCGCGGGTGCGGGTCGTCTGCCCGTACGTCGGCGGCGGGTTCGGGTCCAAGGGGCAGCCGCACGTCAACGTGGTCCTGGCCGCGATGGCCGCCCGCGCGGTGCCCGGCAGGCCGGTGCGGCTGGCCCTGACCCGACAGCAGATGTTCTCCCTGACCGGCTACCGCACGCCGACCATCCAGCGCTGTCGCCTCGCTGCGGACCGCACCGGCAGGCTCACCGCCGTCGCCATCGACGTCGTCGAACTGACCTCGCGCATCAAGGAGTTCGCCGAGCAGAGCGGTGTCCCCGCGCGGATGATGTACGCCTCGCCGAACCGGCGGACCACCCACCGCCTCGCCGCCCTCGACGTCCCGGTGCCGTCCTGGATGCGCGCCCCCGGCGAGTGTCCCGGCATGTTCGGCCCCGAGGTGGCCATGGACGAGCTGGCCGAGCGCCTGGGGATGGACCCGGTCGAACTGCGGATCCGCAACGAGCCCGGCGTCGAGCCCGGTTCGGGCAAGCCCTTCTCCAGCCGCAATCTGGTCGGGTGCCTGCGGGAGGGCGCCGCGCGGTTCGACTGGTCGCGGCGCGATCCGCGGCCCGGCGTGCGCCGTCGCGGCGACTGGCTCGTCGGCACGGGCGTCGCCGCCTCCACCTACCCGGTCAGCCGCATGCCGAAGTCGACGGCGACGGTCCGGCGGGAGGGGGAGCGCTACGTCGCCGAGATCGGCGCGGCCGACCTCGGCACCGGTACGTGGACCACGCTGGCGCAGATCGCCGCGGACGCCCTCGGCGTACCGGTGGACCGGGTGGAGGTGCGGATCGGCGACACCGACTACCCGATGGCCTCGGTGGCCGGGGGTTCCTCCGGCATGACGACCTGGGGCTCGGCCGTGGTCGAGGCAGCGGGCGCCTTCCGCGCCAGGTACGGGAGCGAGCCGCCGGACGGGGCCGAGGCGTCCGGCACCGTCGGGCCGCCCGACGAGCGCCACGCGATGCACGCCTTCGGGGCGCAGTTCGCCGAGGCGCACGTCCACCTGGACACCGGGGAGGTGCGCGTGCCGCGCCTGCTGGGCGTGTTCGCCGCGGGCCGGATCATCAACCCGCGCACGGCGCGGTCACAGTTCGTCGGCGGGATGACGATGGGGCTGTCCATGGCCCTGCACGAGAAGAGCGTGCTCGACCCCCGCACCGGTCACGTCGTCAACCACGACTTCGCCGAGTACCACATCGCGGCCAACGCGGACGTCGGCACGATCGAGGCCCACTGGCTCGCCGAGCACGACCCCCACGTCAACGCCGTGGGGTCCAAGGGCATCGGGGAGATCGGCATCGTCGGCACGGCCGCCGCGGTGTCGAACGCGGTGTGGCACGCCTGCGGCGTGCGCGTGCGGGACCTGCCGATCTCCCTGGACAAGGTCCTGCCCGCGCTGGCGGAACGGCCGGAGCGCTGACGCGCGCCCGCTGTGGCGAGATCCGCACCGCTCAGCCGCCCGCCACCAGTCCGTCCAGGGCGTCGGGGTCGACGCTGAGCGTCACCCCGCCGTACGTCTCGTCGGCGCTGCCGCGGTACTGGTGGATGCGGTGGCCGGCCCACA from Kitasatospora cathayae includes:
- a CDS encoding xanthine dehydrogenase family protein molybdopterin-binding subunit, with product MTFPSEPRAVGRDLPRRDGAVKVLGTATYAHETPLVNAAHLHAVQATIARGRVTALDTAAAEALDGVVAVLTPGTAERLASTEDRELAALQGEEVAFRGQVVALVVADSSEVARQAAALVRVEYAQQEHDAELRADREDLYAPETVNPDFPTDTAEGDVDAAMAAAEVSVEETYTTAMYHNNPMEPHATAALWEPAGDGLLTLWDSTQGVHSTRAVLASVFGLDEARVRVVCPYVGGGFGSKGQPHVNVVLAAMAARAVPGRPVRLALTRQQMFSLTGYRTPTIQRCRLAADRTGRLTAVAIDVVELTSRIKEFAEQSGVPARMMYASPNRRTTHRLAALDVPVPSWMRAPGECPGMFGPEVAMDELAERLGMDPVELRIRNEPGVEPGSGKPFSSRNLVGCLREGAARFDWSRRDPRPGVRRRGDWLVGTGVAASTYPVSRMPKSTATVRREGERYVAEIGAADLGTGTWTTLAQIAADALGVPVDRVEVRIGDTDYPMASVAGGSSGMTTWGSAVVEAAGAFRARYGSEPPDGAEASGTVGPPDERHAMHAFGAQFAEAHVHLDTGEVRVPRLLGVFAAGRIINPRTARSQFVGGMTMGLSMALHEKSVLDPRTGHVVNHDFAEYHIAANADVGTIEAHWLAEHDPHVNAVGSKGIGEIGIVGTAAAVSNAVWHACGVRVRDLPISLDKVLPALAERPER